CCATTTTCTCTGGAAACACCCATCCTCTCGATAATTTCATTAAAATACAAATGCCCATCCTCTACGTGCTCAATTTCTCTTGCCGCACTTACCCATTCAAGCTCTTCATCACTCAAATTCCTATCATCAAGCGCACAGATCAAACCATGATAGTAATGTTCTGGCTTACGATTCGGTGGAATGTCAAACTGAGTAATTTTAACTAACGCTTCAGCTCTTTGCTGGTCATTTTCATCTGTAGTCCCTGTAAGAGCTTTTCCAATCCGTGTAATCTTCTCCTCATCTGTTCTGTACTCATCGCCATCCAATACAAAAAGCATTTTATCCTTATTATCCGTCCTTCTTAAATATGTTGCAGCAACGGCTGTGAAACAGTTAGTAGCAGCCCCAAACTTTGTTGTTTCGATGAAACGGCTCATTTTCAATCCAGCGGCCACCTTATTTGCAATTGCCTCCGCCAAATCATCTTCAATGAATATTTCAAGTGGTCTAAGATGCCGTCCAGTTAAACGATGCAATGCATCCGGCTTGGTTTCGTTAAAGCAAAGTGTATTAGTATTTGTTTGAAGTAAGTGCCTGTAGTTAATGAATGGAAGATCCAAAATAGAATGTGCATGTGTTGTAAATACTACCTGAAGATTCTTCCTCCGCGCAATCCTATCAATAATTTCAAGCAATTTGACTAATGCATCCTGGTGCATTAACACATCAATCTCTTCAATTAATACTAAAGAGCTATTGGGGGCTTTAAGTATTTCCGAAAGAATATATATTATACGTTGTTCGCCAGCACCCATAAACAAGGAAGAATACTCCACATTATTATGTTGAAGAGTAATATAATTCTTCCCATAGGCATTACTGGTGTGAAGTGCCTGGTATTGCCTGTTCATTATCACTCCTGCGTATCTTCGTATTTCAACCTCATGAGCAATTGGCACACGGGCCGCATTGAACGCTATCCGCGTTTTTTTAGTCTCCTTTTCAATCTCAGGTACTGCCGAACGCATACCTATGAAAGTTACCGCCCTTTCTGGCCGCCGTTCCTTTTTTGGCACCCAGCGGTCAACAGCTTTTCTAAAATGTGTTTGAACATTTGGGTGGGCTGTGGGTCCGTCAGAATAACTATGGGTGATTGAAAAATTACTACCCGCCCAAATAGAGTGAGAAGTTGGAGTAAAGAATATCTGAAATTGGTAATTTATCAATCCGGGGATATTCATAGGTGGTCTATAAACACATGCCAATGCATGTAATACAGTGGATTTGCCGACCCCATTTAACCCCATTATAGCTGTAAGATTGTTTCCGTCAAATCCAATCTCAACATTCCGTAGTCCTTTCAGTTGATCTATATTTATTTTTTTTAATACCTGACTATGTATTGGCATGCAGTCATATAATGTTTACCGTTAATTAAGATAACACCTACAATTTCCGCAATTTCAATTATTTATAGAAATTGGCACATGTGGAAAATGCGCATTCTCCTGATATAATATTGATAATCAATTATTCTAATGTGGATAAGTAATTGCGGCTGCCAGAGATTTTCTGTATGTGATCGAAATGAATGTCTATTAGATCATGAGCACAGGCTCTTTTTATACGACTATCTTGCACCTGCATATAATTAAATTACCACAAGATACTACCTGCCAAAATAGGATACCAGCAAGGGCTTTCGCGGCTTATGCTCCCTTTGGTCCGCTAACTTCCACGAACCCTTGCCGGTATCGGCAGATAGTTACTCCTGCAGAAATTTAATTATATGCAGGAACAATCTAATGTAATAAACATCGTATCAGAAATCTCAGTGACTTTCACTCCTTCTCTCCCTCCTTCTCAGTGCCCAAAAATATCATCACCGAAGGAAGCGCATGATCTTTTCAGATCCAATTGGAATATGGACACCTTCTACCTTCAGGAAGAATTGAAAGTCATGTTCCTTGATCATTCGCTGCATGTCATGGGCATTATGACAATCTGCACTGGCAGCAAAACCACCTGTAACTGTGACTTACCTAAACTATTCGGTGCAGCTCTGAAAGCATCTTGCACAAAGTTCATACTTGCACACAATCACCCTTCTGGCTGCATGAAGGCAAGCACTGCTGATATTAACCTTACAAAAAAGGTGACTGAGGGATGCCGACTTCTTGATCTGCAGTTATTGGATCATCAGATTTTGGGAGACGATGGCTATCTCTCAATGGCTGATGAAGGGCTACTCCTGTAGTCCTTTACCAACACTCAGCTACAGGAATTGAATTACAAGTCACTCATATATGACTTTCACAATCTTCAATGGTTGCCATTAAATACTAAAGCATTTCTTCAAACAGTCGAACTTTACAGCGACGCCATATTATAATAATCTGAAGAATACGTTTTGCAACCAACAGGGAGCATCCGACAATCATAATTGTAATTCCAATAGCAATAACGTGGTCTTGAGTTAACCACAGAAAAATCACTGCAACTAGAATGGCGAGCATCCCCCACATTAGGCTCATTATTTTATTCGTAATAAGCCGAGCATAGTGTTTCTGAATTAACTCTTGTATAGCATTAAATTCCAGCTTATCCATAGTAAACATATTGATGTCCAAGGTCGCATATTCAAAATTTTCTCCAATCTAAATCGTTAACCACCCGTTAAGTCATTCACTTTTCATGCATATATTTTCTCCACATGGCAAGACCTGTCAAATCCCGCCTATTGTTGTGCCCATATTTGTATCGTAATGAAATTGATCGATGGCAAATAACTTATTCAATCCAATTGGCTACTTGACATATGATATGAGGCCGAAAGACAGTAAGATATCGCTTGCTGCAGAAACAACTATTTACTCATTGGCACATGCAGATAAACTTTTTGAGATACTGAGTGCCAACGAAGGAAATATGGTTTATGCAAATTTCAAACTACTTGATCTCGATAGAAAACAAATCGTAAAAGAATATAAAGTTGTCGCTCAAAAGAAACTAAAAACCCCACAACGCAGGATCACACCACCAAACAAAAGGGGCAACAAGCTATAGCTTTCCAACTTGCCAACCCCAAATACTCAGTTTAAAACTTTGCTGATGGAAAAAATAGCGATTAATGGCATTGAATACTACGCCGACATAGACGGTATGCTGTTTCAAAATTGCGTAAACCCAAGCGACATTATTCGGGTCGATGTTCTTCTTGATAAAAGCAGTCATTATGAGATGTTATACATCGAAAATGGTATATCAACCGCCGTTAAAGTCCCCCAGTTCGTTCAAGCTGACCCTGAAGGTATGAGATCAAAATATGGGCTGGCACAAAACGATCCACTACCATCATGCGACGCTGATTTCAGATGCCGGCAGGACTTACTAGAAAACAGGCTAAACAACCACATGCGAACGATTCTTCAGATTGACAAGTGGAAATATAAAGCCGACGGTTTTTCTGGCACAATCAGGCCGTGCTTTACAACTGGGCAACATCCAGCCTTTCTGATTAATGATTTCGAAACCACCGATACCGGATTCCGTATCTACATCGACCAATCGAACGGATTTATCATACCACGAAAAAGTATTGGTGAAAAAGGAAACTTCATCTATGCAGACTTACCGGACCTCTATGTATTGGATCCAATTGGAACCTGTCAAAACTCTGGCGAAGATCACAGTTTTTTTACGCAGCGCTTTCCTGTTAGGGAGCAGATCACGATCACCAAAACCGGATCATTCAAATTTGTGGCTATGCCAAAAAAGCTGAGAACCAGACATCAAATACCAATTACGGCCAGGCGTCGCGGTATAAAATAAATCCGGAATTCAATCCTATCAAATATGGAAATACACCAACTTCACAATACGACTTTCATGGTCGATTCAGACTCCATGGTTTTCCGATACGGCAAACAGTTCAAGAAATGCTTAAGGGCGGATCACATGAACATAACACCGAATGGTTATGAGGCCACTCAAGAATTCAGGGGCAAAACTTTCCCATTCTTTGTGGAACTTGACCCGAACGGCATGAGAAAGCGTTTCTCACTTGCTATAGACGAGAAACTGCCCAAAACCGACCAGGAATTACGATGCAACCCCGACCTCATCCTAGAACGGATTAAATTCGGCAAGCACCCAACTATTACTGTAGGTGAATGGATATACTATGCCAACATCAGGATTTGGCAGCTTGAACTTCAAATGAACCCGAAGACAGGCTATGACTGGGAACCTATTTCACTTGATGACGTAAGCCAATATGATTATGGTTTCAAATTTTACATTGATGCCCGCAACGGAATGCTGTTGGACGATTGGGAAATTATGGATAAAAAACACGCCATCCTTGTTGAAATACCGATCGCTGCAGCAATGGATCCAGTTGGATGGGCGCGCCTTAACAATGAGCCCGACCTAAAATATATTGACCAACATCCCATCCGCTATAATATTGAAGCGCGTTACGGACCCTATTATAGCCATAAATTGTACCCTAAGCCAGTAGCCAGACGCGCACCAACTGCAACCAACAAGCGCACAAAAAAGCAATAACATCTTTCCCGTGTTCACTCCAAAACTCATCCAAAAAGAGTTATCCATCTTTTAAATATCCATTTCATGATACCACTACCCTTCCTCAATCAGGTGATTGAAGGTGACTGCTTGCAGATCATGCACGGTTGGCCACCTAACTGCATTGACATGGTGCTTTGTGATCCACCTTTTGGATTTACTCAAAATACATGGGACCAATGCATCGATTTAACCTATCTCTGGCAGATTCTGGCAAGGATCGTCAAACCATCCGGTGCCATCCTTCTTTTTGGTCAAGGTAGTTTTACAGCTGAATTAATTCTAAGTAACCGGGAGCAGTTCAGATATAAAATAGTTTGGATTAAATCAAAAGCCACCAATTTTTTAAACAGACTCAAACAGCCATTAAGAAAACATGAAGATATATGTGTCTTTTATAAGGAGCAGGCTACGTTCAACCCACAAATGGGCCGCGGAAAATCATACCAGGTTCACCGCAAAGGGTTCAAAAAAGAAACATATGGTGACTTCAACAGCCACACCTCTTCCAGTGATGGCCAAAGATATCCAACGGATGTGATCCTCTACGAAAGTTACGACTTTATCTATAGTCGGACCTGTGAACACACAAACGATGGATTCTATCATCCCACGCAAAAACCTGTAGAACTTGGAAGCAGTTTGGTGAGAACGTATAGTAACCCTGGAGATACAATTCTGGATTTTGCGTGCGGCAGCGGCTCCTTTCTTGTTGCCGCAGCGATAGAAAACCGCCAGTTCATCGGCATTGAACTGAACAAGAACATTACAAAAAATGGACTGCCGGTAGACCTCATTGAAGTCTGCCGACAACGTCTAAAAATATTCAAGCAACGTTCCTATTCTGAATTCCTATGGACACCCTTCCATTAAAACGCATTGTCAATAAGTAAAATCTCCAACATATGCTCCAATATGAAAAAGGCCAGCCGTATCCGGACAATCGCTATATGGGCGTGAAAGATGGCAGTGTTATCGAAGTTTTGGACACAACATTTAATGTATTGTTCTTTATTGATAAGCCCACCAGATCAGAACGCGAAGGCTTTAATAACGGAAAACTATCCTATGGTATTTACCAGGAAAAGCATGTTCCTTTCATTACATTGGAGCTTCCCCACTTGGAATTTGACGCTTCTTTCAATATAAAGAATTGTACAGACCCAAACGAAATACAGAAGTGGCTTGACAGTAGCGATAATGCTATGGCCCTGTTCCTAATAGACGCAGACAGCTACCTTATCCAGGAAATGCGGCTCATAGGATTGAATCATGATTTTACGAAAGACCTCCGAGAAATTCTTCGGGACCAGAATAGACATTATAATGATCGACATGAAGTGGATACGGAAATCCGGTCAATTCAGCGTCGGACTTCTCTGAAACAAATGGTCCAGCAATCCCGAAAATATCGTCATAGATAGGCATCATTGCTTTGCAAGCATCAATGTAAAAATTAAATTTAAACGCACAACTAAATTAATAGTTATGGCTCATTTTAAACGTAAATGCCTCGTACTTTCTTCCGGAAAACAAATCAAAATGACCGGAGCTGCGCTGTGCATTCTTCCCAGTTTGGAAATCGGGGAAGGCTTTACCAATAGCATTTTTGGTCTCAATGAAATGGTGACGGAAAACAATAAAGCCACCTCACAACTCTCCAACCCCTACCAGCTTTCGCCCGCTGACATTCACGAGATCGCCCATCTTCATATCCGATACTGGCTGGATTTGATTGAAGCCGTCAGCGAATCAGGCACAAAAGACGCCTCCATTTTCCGGAAAAAAGAATGAATTCTGGCTCCTGCCAACAAGACGTGATAACCACTGCTCCCTGGAATGTTCGGTGCCGGTTCGGCCGGCCTTCTATGAATTTCAGGATAGGCACACCTGCTTCGCGGTGTCCAGCAAGATGTGTTG
Above is a genomic segment from Chitinophaga pollutisoli containing:
- a CDS encoding JAB domain-containing protein is translated as MQEQSNVINIVSEISVTFTPSLPPSQCPKISSPKEAHDLFRSNWNMDTFYLQEELKVMFLDHSLHVMGIMTICTGSKTTCNCDLPKLFGAALKASCTKFILAHNHPSGCMKASTADINLTKKVTEGCRLLDLQLLDHQILGDDGYLSMADEGLLL
- a CDS encoding site-specific DNA-methyltransferase gives rise to the protein MIPLPFLNQVIEGDCLQIMHGWPPNCIDMVLCDPPFGFTQNTWDQCIDLTYLWQILARIVKPSGAILLFGQGSFTAELILSNREQFRYKIVWIKSKATNFLNRLKQPLRKHEDICVFYKEQATFNPQMGRGKSYQVHRKGFKKETYGDFNSHTSSSDGQRYPTDVILYESYDFIYSRTCEHTNDGFYHPTQKPVELGSSLVRTYSNPGDTILDFACGSGSFLVAAAIENRQFIGIELNKNITKNGLPVDLIEVCRQRLKIFKQRSYSEFLWTPFH
- a CDS encoding AAA family ATPase, whose product is MPIHSQVLKKINIDQLKGLRNVEIGFDGNNLTAIMGLNGVGKSTVLHALACVYRPPMNIPGLINYQFQIFFTPTSHSIWAGSNFSITHSYSDGPTAHPNVQTHFRKAVDRWVPKKERRPERAVTFIGMRSAVPEIEKETKKTRIAFNAARVPIAHEVEIRRYAGVIMNRQYQALHTSNAYGKNYITLQHNNVEYSSLFMGAGEQRIIYILSEILKAPNSSLVLIEEIDVLMHQDALVKLLEIIDRIARRKNLQVVFTTHAHSILDLPFINYRHLLQTNTNTLCFNETKPDALHRLTGRHLRPLEIFIEDDLAEAIANKVAAGLKMSRFIETTKFGAATNCFTAVAATYLRRTDNKDKMLFVLDGDEYRTDEEKITRIGKALTGTTDENDQQRAEALVKITQFDIPPNRKPEHYYHGLICALDDRNLSDEELEWVSAAREIEHVEDGHLYFNEIIERMGVSRENGLTRLVDILRKCPEWAQIVQPVHDWLDGKRPELEEH